DNA sequence from the Paenibacillus azoreducens genome:
AATCTTTTGGATGGATTGCACCAATATCGACGAGAAAAAAAGCAACATTGGATTGAGTATGTCTATAAACAAGCTCTATCCGGAGTAGCTCTCGCTCAAATTCAAACACAGCTTAGAGCTGCATAGGGATACTGTCAGCTTTTTTGAATTTACAATTTCTTGAAGTGTTTATTGGCATGTACAGTTTATAGATTAAAAAATAAATCTTGTCCATGAGAGAATAAAAAATCCTCCCAATTTCTAATTGGAAGGATTAGTCTGTCACTTATACTAAATAAGTTTCTTTTTTTGCCATCGGAATATGACATGTAAACTGTTTATAAAAATGGATAGACTAAACCTATATTTTGTAGTTTGAAGTTATTCATTTCAAATAAAAATATAGATTAGTTAATCATTGTCCATCCATCAGTCCTCTCATAATTGTATTTTTATTTTAACAATTTTTTTTATGGAATACAATATCAGCATCATGTTCCCTCGAAAAAGCCTGATCCCATAAGGAATCATGGCATTTTTTTGTCTATTACCGTATTTCGTTTAAGATGCTTGATAGGTAATGACTCGACGTTCGCTGCCCCGCTCCAGGACCACCCCCTGGTACCGGAATTCCGGGCATGGAAGGTACCCCACCTGGCGGAAAAGGCAAAAATGGACCGAATGCTCTATAACTATTCATGAACCTCACCTTCTCTTATTATGATCGACATATATCGTTATGCTACAGTATGCATAGGCGTTAGCACATGTTCTTGACCAATAAATAAATGAACGTCAAATTTATTCTTGTATTTAGATGCCCCCCCTTGTCCCCCCCATTCGCTTTCTCGAAAATTGCAACTTTGTCCGCCTCTGAACGTATATCCATTATCTTCTATTTATTACTCCAACCGAGGTGAAATACATGACGTTTGTAGAAATTGTGCCTTATCATCCCGATTATGCAGAAAGTGTAGCCGATATGTGGAACCGTAGCAACGACGAATGGGGTGGAGGGTCTTCCGTCCGTTCAGCCGAACAAGTCCGCCAGAGCGAGGAAAACTCGGATGCAATCGCGGTGTTTCTTGCCACCTGCAATCATGAGGTCGTCGGATACTGCAGCCTGGGGGAATATCGCGAAGATACCGGTGCGCTGTATATTCAACTGTTGAACGTTCGGCCGGATTTTCACGGCCACAAAATTGGCAAACGGCTCGTGCTGCGTGCGGTTGAAGAAACGATCCGCCTGGGCTGGCCGCGCGTCGACCTCTATACTTGGGAAGCTAATCTGAAGGCCGTGCCCCTGTACAAGAGATGCGGATTCTTTTGGGAAGACCGCGAAGACGCGGTGCATTTTATGAATTTTATCCCCCAGGTAGCCGCATGCGAAGCGCTTAACCCCTATTTTCGGGAATTCGACTGGTATGCCGACCTAATGCGGACGATCGAAATCAAACCGGACGGTCATAAGGAAAACGGCTTCGAGACGTACACTTACGCCTGGGCTAACAACGACGGCAAATCGCTGCGCGTCGATATCGAACGCAGAAGCCGCGGCATCTGTCTCATTGAGACGGAAGATTATTTGCTGTCTGCAACGGCAGAGCAATCTGAACCGGTATTTGGTAACCATTACAGAATCGAATACCGTATTGTCAACAAATCGGGCGCGCCCCTCAAAATCGAACTCCAGGGCGAATCGGACTGCAACATTAATTTCGATTGGCAGGACGAACTGCAAGTGGAAGACGAGCGGCAAATCTCGGCAAGCTTTTTCGTGGGTGCGATCGAGGAACCGCAAAGCGAATGGCGCACTTGTCCAGCTGTACAGACCCGGGTTCGTATTAATGGTTCCGAAGCGATGCTGAAAGTCGGTATTGTGCCGAAGTTTCCGGCAAGCGTCAAAATGAGCGTTCCCGTAGTCAGGCATGCGACCGGCGGTAACTATACGTTATATATAGATATGCAAAATCATTTTGCGCAGCCGGCCACGTTTTCCTTCACCTTGCCTGGTACCGCCTGGCTTGCTCTGAAACAGCAAACCTTCGAAACAAGGCTGCAACCGAAAGAGCGGGTCTCGCTGGCTGTTCCTTACCGCTTGCTGGATTACGGCTTCTACCATGCTCGGCCGCAAATTCGGGCCGTTCCGGACAATGGGCCCGAGGTGCTGTTTACTTCTACCGTCGGCGGCGCTTTCGGCGGTCCCGGCGCGATGGTTGCAGGAGAGACGGATAGCGGCTGGATGGCCTGGAACGGCGGGTATACACTCCATTGCGACAAGGATCATAACAGTATGTCGTTTCGGACCGTGAGCCGGAAGGACGAAGAAATTATGCTGTTGCCGCCATCCATCGGCAAACCGTATTCGAGTGAATTTACACGCAAGAAACCGTTGCGGGTCGAAATCTGCGAAGAGCGCGGCGCGATCGGATATCGCCAAACGTACCGGTCGGACGCTTTCCCCCAACTTTTGCTGCATCTCTGCACCCTGCTCTACGCCGACGGAACGGTGAAGCTGTGGCATGAGCTGGAAAACAGCTCCGAGGCCCCTGTCGCCCGCGAGATCTGGATATCCCAACGTATCCGTTCGGACTTGTACCGACTGGTATTACCTTACGATGGCGGCATTGTCGAAATGACCGATTCCCACGGGAACGATCATGAATATTGGGATGGCTCCAAGTTCAGCGAACCGTGGCTCTTTGCCCGCAACGCCCATACCGCATACGGCATCTGTTGGTCCGCCAGCCACCGAATGCGTTTCGGAGAATGGTTTGTGGAGCTGGAAAGTGTCGTCGGCTCGTTGGAACCTGGAGAAACGAAAGCTTCGGAAACGATATTTATGTCCATAGGCGGTTTTGATGATTGGAACGAATTTCGGGCGTTTGCCTTGAAACTGGAAGAGCTGAAAACGCCCACCCCGTCGTTCCGCCATATGGAGTTGACGACCAATGAAGGAAACCCGTTCGTGCTTCCCCATGTGAAGGAAGTAACGGTTGAGCTGCATGATGTCAAACAGAATGTTTGGGAAGGCGAATTGTCCGTATCTTATGCAGGCGAAACCCGTCCGGCAGCCCAAAGGGTGCTATCTGCGGACGAAGAAACCGCAGAAGCCTCCTTTGCTTTGCCGTACCCGTCGTCCTCTTGCAGCGTCATTCAGCTGGATGCACGGCTTGGCCCGCAGCAAGAGACGTACTATAGCGCCCTATTCCCGGTGTCGTCCGTTCCCGTTCGCTGTACCACGAATACGGAAGCGGAGTACCCGGTATATGAATCTGACAACGGGATGATACGGATCTCCGCCGCGCCGGATTATTACCCCTCTCTCCTGACGCTTTCGATGCAAGGTCAGGAATGGCTTGCCTCTGGATTTCCGGAATACGGGGTCAGGTCCTGGTGGAATCCGTGGATCGGCGGTTCAACCGATCAGTTTGATGACATGAGCCCGGCGTCTGTTCGCAAGGAAGAACATTCCGCCAGCTTCGTCCACGTTGCCGACGATAAAGGCAACATCTGGTCAGGCATCCGAATCCGCCAGTCCATTCAACGGCATGACATCTACAAGGGAACGATCGTAGACAGTTACTACCTACTGCTCCCTGGATCGCCGGTACTTGCCTTTATGACCGATATCCATCAAAACACAGGTGCTTATTTGGAGAAATCGGCATTTAACGAGCTGTTCCTTCGCTTTGGCGAATTAGGGTCTTCCGGCGAGAATGGCCATTCAGCAGCGCCTGGCAGGTCTGGCGATTCCGGACCGTTCGCCGAGTCTCGCGAGGCGGGGGGCGGTTGGCTGCGAACTTTCGCGCCTGACGGCAAAATGCTGCTTTACACTATTGGCAAAGACGAACTTAACGTACGCGAAACCAAAGACTACGCTTTCGGATTTGACGGCCGCGCCGGAGTGATGCAGATTGTGACTGATGAAACAGTCAACCGCCCTTCGCTCTATACCAACAAGGACATCTGCTGCCTGTCATTCTCGCGGAATATTCGCTTGCCACATGGAAACAAGTTCCGTTCGGCGCCGGTTTTTTACGTCTTTCCGGAGGCGCTGATTCCGGCCGGGGGACTGGAAGCTTTACGTCGGATCTCGTTTCCTCTTGTAAATGAATCTAATGACATGGAAGGAGCGCAGAACGAATGAAAGTGATCGATGCACATGTACATTTGTCCCATATTGACTCATTTAAAGAAACAGCGGCTGCCCGTTCATTCGTTGATTATTCCGTTGAAGGTCTTCTTAGCGAATACGCCATGCAAGGCGTAGTGCTGGGCATCGGAATGGGACTTACGGAATCCGTCCCGCAAGGCTTCCCTGACCGGAAAGCACCGACCCCAATGGGGCTCGATATGATAACAGCATCCTTTCCGGAGCAAGTCGTTTACTGTCCCGGGGTTAATCCCTTCAAACTGGACATTGCCGGACTGGACGAGCTGGAACAGGCTTTGCAGCGGCCTGAGGCGGTCGGGATCAAAATTTACCTCGGGTATTATCCGTTCTACGCCTATGACAGCGTCTATCAACCGGTATACGAGTTGGCGAAGCAATATAAAGTGCCTGTCGTATTCCATACGGGCGACACATATTCGGAACGCGGCCTGTTAAAATATGCGCACCCGCTGACGATAGACGAAGTGGCCGTCGATCATCGCGAAGTCAACTTTATGATGGCCCATTTGGGCGACCCATGGGTACTCGACGGAGCGGAAGTCGTATATAAAAATCGCAACGTATTCGCCGATCTGTCCGGTCTGATCGTCGGCGATGCCGCCGATTGCGCACGGCAGAAAGATTCGCCGCTCGTCTTCGCCCATTTGCGCCAAGCGCTGGCTTACAGTGGCCAGTACGAAAAAATGCTGTTCGGCACCGACTGGCCGCTTGCCCCGGTAGGACCTTATTTGCAATTCGTGCAGGAACTGATTCCCGAATCCTATCACGAAGATGTTTTTTATCGTACTGCCTTGCGGGTGTTTCCCAAAATCATTCCATTGGTCGGGTAGTGGTCGATCTGAACCGAAACATGCCGATCGATCAACCGGTCGAACAACACTTGCGGGAAACCGGACAAATCCAATAATCGTACAATCTGCCCGCCCTTGTTAAGGGCGGGTTGTTTATTGGATATCGCCAAACCAGATGTTTTCCTCGCCTGTTTGAGGACAACCACATTTCCAGTGTATTCATTAATTAAAGTAAGGCCAGCAACACTACTTATGTGGGTTAGAATACAATTTAATTACGGGGAATGCATAATGCGGGAACAGAAAAACAATCATAACTGTGATTGGATACCATTTTGAGAAGGAGATTTTTCACTATGCATTCAGATTTCGAAAACTCATTTACTCGAATTCACCTGTTGTATCATGCGAATGTAAATGCAATTACACCTGAGGAAATCCAACCCGAAATTAACAGCCACGGTTATCATTTTAGTGCGCAGCAAATTAAAGAAGGGCTGGATCATCTGACGAACGAAGGTTATCTTACTAACAAAGGATCCCAATACGATATTACATTGAGCGGAAAAGATGAACTTCGAAGTGTTCAGCAGCATTTGGAGACATTATATCAAGAAGTCATAAAGAATAAATAATAAACAGTTAAACAAACACAGCTTATATTCTTAAGGCTTTGTGTTAAAATGCTTCGTCAAACAAATGTTCCATTTGATCAACCTCTTTAGAAACTGCGAAGAAGACATAAGCTCCCTTCGTCTTTAACACATGATTCTCGACTAGAAAATATTCGTTTGGGCGATAGTCTTTGAATTTTATTTTTTGCGCATCGATTCGCTGCTCTATTTTCTCTTTGACGTTCTCGGTTTGACTAGAATCCTTTAGCTTGATGATCGCCAACTCGTCCGCTCTCACATTCGAAGTTGAAGTATAAAGAAAAAAATCATCCACGCTGTCCGCATCCATTTTATACAATTTCTGCAGCTTATTCCGATCTCCCTCTTTCATTTCCTTCAAGCTCACCGCCTGTTCGATTCTTTTTCCAATTTGGGCGGCTGACAGTTTTTCAACTGTCTTGTCATCCTTACCCGAACATCCAGTCAAAACGCCGATCGCGGCGATAAATGCAAGAACTATAGGTAAAAAGCTTCTTTTCCGTTTCCATTGATTTCTCATATAAGTCACTCCGATAGATATTTTATGGATGGGTCTTCAAAAAACGTATTCGCATTATAAAGCAAAAGCATGTCATGGATATCGTGTTCGTCCACGAATGAAGCCAAGTCTCCCTCATAGTACCGAAGGTCTACCACATCAATTTCGCTGAAGTGCTTTAATAGGAAAGGAATGAAGCTGTTGGCGTACGAGTCTTTGACCACAAGCAGCTTTTTCCCGTTCGGCTGAGCCGTTCTGATTTGAATAAGCCCATGGTTCCCGTTAAGAAACACCGCATATTTATCCTTCAGTTGAAGCTTTTCCATCGCATACAACGAATCTGTGGTTTGCCCTTCATCGATATACGTTACCGCATATTTCTCCGGATCCTTCGGCAGATACAGTTCAATGCTGTCTGGCTGCAAATGTCTAAACCCGCTTTTGGAATATAGTGATCCGTAAAATTCACCGGTTGCTTGCCGGATATTAAAATCTTGCCTTTTCTGAGGCGTCAGCCCCATTTGCTTGCAAAGCTCCAGGTAAGCGACATAAGCGCCTCGGGTCGTCCAATGATGATCGGTTTTATAATAAATGGGTTGCTCCCGTTCGGCATATAAAGCGGGAAACACATCGACAAAACGAATATTGGAATGCAGCAAGCGCCGCACTTTTTCCAGATATATTTCTTCATCGCCGACTATGGCGTATTTCGGGAGCTTATCTATATACAAAGCCGCTGCCGTTGGCACCAGCATCACATATTTATTCAAGCCGGGCGTTGCTTGGTCAAACGCATGAATGGCATCAACCTTCTCCTGTACATCCCTTTCTGTCGGGGGGACGAAATTTTGAATCAGATACCCGTCTTTGCCGATGTAAATTCCGTTACTCTCCTTTTTCCCCATCATGCGGTCCGTGTCGGTTTTCGCCCCGATCCATACGTCTCTAAAAACAAATTGGTCGGACACATATTTCTCGAAATCGGAAGTGAATGTTCCTGACACCAATTTTTTCAGCGAGAAATGCGGCAGCTGCTCCAGCATCCGGTTCTCCGATTCCGAAAAGGTACGATCCGGCGCCACAAGATTGAGAACGGCGATCGCTCCTATAAATAGCAGCAGCAATAGGGCCAGCAAATTCCGGGTGATTTTGATATATTTATCCATAGCCGCCCCCCTTAAAATCGAAAGTATAAAAACGGATTATAGGTTGCATTGACCAAATAAGCCGTCGATAGAACCATGAATATAAAATATATAACCGGAACGGTAATCATGCCGGCAATTCTCCATTTTTCTTGCATGAAGGTTAAAATCTTTCCTGGAAGCGGAGTCGCGCAGAATGCCAATAAGGCAAGTAATACAACATTCGTAGACAAATCGTAGAGCGCCTGCCGGTCCGCAAAACCATGCCCACCGAAACCGAACATCACACCGATGAAACGCCAAGCAGAAGCCAGATGGTCCATTTCGAACAAAACCCAGCCAAGGATTACGATCAGGAGCGTGTAGAAATGGCGGAGAAATGCCGGACAGCGCCCTAGCCATCGCAATAGAAACAGCTTCTCGATCATAACGAAGCATCCAAAATACAAACCCCATACGATAAAATTCCAGCTGGCGCCATGCCATAAGCCTGTTAAAAACCATACGATCAATAAATTCCGGAGCTGCTTCATCAGCCCTGCCCTGTTACCGCCTAGCGGTATATAAACGTACTCCCGAAACCAGGTACCAAGCGAAATATGCCATCTGCGCCAAAATTCCGTCACGCTTTTGGAGATATAAGGGTAACGGAAATTTTCCATAAAATCGAAGCCGAACATTTTGCCAAGTCCGCGGGCCATATCGGAATACCCGCTGAAATCGAAATAGATTTGCAGCGTAAATGCGATAATGCCAAGCCAGGCGGATAGTACGGTCAATTCCTCCATCGGAGTCGCTTTGACGCTTGTCCACAAAAGTCCGATGTTGTTGGCCAAAAGCACTTTTTTGGCAAGTCCTCTGATGAACAGCTCCGACCCTTCGCCAAAACGGTCCAGGGTCACCTTACGGGAAACGAGCTGCCCTGCGATGTCACTGTATTTGACGATAGGACCGGCAACAAGCTGCGGGAACATCGTCACGTATGCCCCAAAAGAGATGAAATTCTTCTGTACCGCTACTTTGCCCAGGTAGACGTCAATGACATAAGACATCGTTTGAAACGTATAAAAGGATATCCCCACAGGCAGCGGCAAATCGGCCGCCTGAAGATGCAAACCAAACAACTGATTGATATTGTTCACCACAAAACCGGCATATTTGAAGAACCCGAGAATGCCTAAACTGCCGACCATCGAACCGATAAAAACCGCTCTGGCGATCCGCTTCCGATGTCTGTACTTGTCGATCAGCAGTCCGTTGAAATAGTCAAACACCGTCGAAAATATCATGATCAAAATGTACAGCGGCTCGCCCCATGCGTAAAAAATCAGGCTTGCGACAAGGAGGATGGCATTTCGCAGCTTCCTGGGCGATACAAAATAAACCAGAAGGGTGACCGGCAGAAAAAGAAACAAAAAGATAAGACTGCTAAAGACCAACCCTTGTCACCTCCAAAACAGGCAGATCCGTCGGCATGTTATTTCACTTGCTCCTTCAGCAATTCCAGCATCCGGGCATAAAAATCCGGTTTAAAATGAATGCCGTCCGAATCGTAAAAATCGGAGCCTTTTGAAAAGATCGGCGACAAATCGATAAAACCGACACCTTCCTGGTTCGCCAGCTCTTTGACGGCTTGATTGTAATCGCCGATGTTTTGATAGCGGGGTTCCTGTTTGATGGCATCCTCCGTTACCGGCGTCACCGACAACAGCGTAATTTTGGCTTGCGGAATTTTTTCCTTGATCATGCCGATGAGCTTCGAATAATTTTTTATGGAGTACGCCTTCGGATCATCCGTCGGCCATAAAATATCGTCCGAGCCTAATTGAATAAAGACGTGTTTCGGATTTCGCTTGGTTAACTCATTGATATCCTCAAGCGCGAACTCCGCCGTTTTTCCTGCGCCTGCGAGCACGTTCTCCACATTCAGGACATCATGGAAGGACAACCCCTCCGTGATCGAATCCCCTAGAAAAACGCTGTTTTGGAAGGTCGATTTATACGAATTTTCGATCGCTCCCGTTGACGCCTCCTGGCTCTGTGCTTGAGACGCCGGCTTCTGCGGCTGCTCTGCCGCCGATTGGTTTCCACATGCCCCTAACGCCAGGGCAATGCTTCCCGCTAGTAAAGTTGAATAGATTTTTTTGTTCATTGTTCATCTTCCTTTTTTAGTTGAGTTTCAAATATTCTTTGATTCCGTCCAGAATGGAGCTTGCGATCCGGGTCTGAATCCCGTCACGAACGTTACGATCAGTATGTTTTTTTTCATTCTCTCTCTCCTCCTTCCGAAAAAAAGTTTAATTGCGCGAGATCAAGATCAAGTGCAGATCATATCAAATCAATTTATAGATTCGTGCAGCAATGATAGAAAAAAAGAGCCGTCCAACCGAGATCCGCATGGGCCTCGTGACAGCTCTCTCCTCCAAAAATTTGATCCTGTGCCGCGCTGCGACTATAAACGATGATCCTTTTGAAAATTCAGATGAAAATGCCCTGAGTCGTTGTAAACGCCGAAACGGTAGCCTTTTTTCTGAAAGAACTCGATGATCTCCGGAAGAACCTGCAGCGTTTGCGGTTTTTCATGCATCAATACTACTTCCAGATCGACTTTTGTCGCTTTTTTGATGTTTTCGACGATTTGTTCCGGATGATCTTTTAACTTCCAGTCATTCGAATCGATCGTCCAATCCCAGATTTTGATTCCTTCTTTTGCGATTTGATCGCGGATCTGTTTATTATTTAGCCCAGGGGCCGAGCCATAAGGCGGCCGTACCAAATGGGGATTTTCGCCTGTGATGTCATGGATGAGCGCCAAGTTTTCTTTCATTTCGGACACGAATTCTCCCTCTTCGTACAGCTTTTTATATTGATGACTCATGCTATGTCCCCCGACATAATGGCCTTCTTGTACCGCACGTTTTACGAACCTTTGTAAATTTTCGCGTTTCAACTGGCTTCCTTGCATAAAAAAGGTCGCTTTGACCCCATGCTGCTCCAAAACGTCCAAAAATTTCCCCGTCCATTCGGTTGGACCGTCGTCAAACGTTAAATACACGATCTTTCCTGTTGGTCTGGCATCTTCTTCTACCGGAGTGAACTTGTCCGGTGTTACTGCGGACTGTCTTACCGCGGACTTCCAGCCGGCGATGATTATTCCTTGCTGCTCCGCAATCGCCGCTCGATCAAACAGCACCCATCTCAAAGTACAAAAACCAAGCAGACAAACGGCAGCCAGCAGCATGAAACGCAATATGCGTCTTTTCGCCCTGGAATTCCTTTCGCTTCGGCCCCGATTCAAGTTCGTTCCTGCTGTCATGTTCAATCCATCCCCTCTCTTTCTCTATAAGAAAGATTAATAGGGAAAGATGAAGAAGAAGTGCAGATGAAATCAACGCCATTTAAAAAAAGAAAAAGCACAGAACCGAGGTCTGCGCTTTATTCCGTATCTCTACGCCTTTTTATTCAATTGAAAATAAAACAAAACTCCATCGGAGGTATTGGTAACGCCGTAAGCTACCCCGTGCATCT
Encoded proteins:
- a CDS encoding DUF4358 domain-containing protein, which encodes MRNQWKRKRSFLPIVLAFIAAIGVLTGCSGKDDKTVEKLSAAQIGKRIEQAVSLKEMKEGDRNKLQKLYKMDADSVDDFFLYTSTSNVRADELAIIKLKDSSQTENVKEKIEQRIDAQKIKFKDYRPNEYFLVENHVLKTKGAYVFFAVSKEVDQMEHLFDEAF
- a CDS encoding amidohydrolase family protein, which encodes MKVIDAHVHLSHIDSFKETAAARSFVDYSVEGLLSEYAMQGVVLGIGMGLTESVPQGFPDRKAPTPMGLDMITASFPEQVVYCPGVNPFKLDIAGLDELEQALQRPEAVGIKIYLGYYPFYAYDSVYQPVYELAKQYKVPVVFHTGDTYSERGLLKYAHPLTIDEVAVDHREVNFMMAHLGDPWVLDGAEVVYKNRNVFADLSGLIVGDAADCARQKDSPLVFAHLRQALAYSGQYEKMLFGTDWPLAPVGPYLQFVQELIPESYHEDVFYRTALRVFPKIIPLVG
- a CDS encoding MBOAT family O-acyltransferase; translation: MVFSSLIFLFLFLPVTLLVYFVSPRKLRNAILLVASLIFYAWGEPLYILIMIFSTVFDYFNGLLIDKYRHRKRIARAVFIGSMVGSLGILGFFKYAGFVVNNINQLFGLHLQAADLPLPVGISFYTFQTMSYVIDVYLGKVAVQKNFISFGAYVTMFPQLVAGPIVKYSDIAGQLVSRKVTLDRFGEGSELFIRGLAKKVLLANNIGLLWTSVKATPMEELTVLSAWLGIIAFTLQIYFDFSGYSDMARGLGKMFGFDFMENFRYPYISKSVTEFWRRWHISLGTWFREYVYIPLGGNRAGLMKQLRNLLIVWFLTGLWHGASWNFIVWGLYFGCFVMIEKLFLLRWLGRCPAFLRHFYTLLIVILGWVLFEMDHLASAWRFIGVMFGFGGHGFADRQALYDLSTNVVLLALLAFCATPLPGKILTFMQEKWRIAGMITVPVIYFIFMVLSTAYLVNATYNPFLYFRF
- a CDS encoding polysaccharide deacetylase family protein — translated: MTAGTNLNRGRSERNSRAKRRILRFMLLAAVCLLGFCTLRWVLFDRAAIAEQQGIIIAGWKSAVRQSAVTPDKFTPVEEDARPTGKIVYLTFDDGPTEWTGKFLDVLEQHGVKATFFMQGSQLKRENLQRFVKRAVQEGHYVGGHSMSHQYKKLYEEGEFVSEMKENLALIHDITGENPHLVRPPYGSAPGLNNKQIRDQIAKEGIKIWDWTIDSNDWKLKDHPEQIVENIKKATKVDLEVVLMHEKPQTLQVLPEIIEFFQKKGYRFGVYNDSGHFHLNFQKDHRL
- a CDS encoding GDSL-type esterase/lipase family protein encodes the protein MNKKIYSTLLAGSIALALGACGNQSAAEQPQKPASQAQSQEASTGAIENSYKSTFQNSVFLGDSITEGLSFHDVLNVENVLAGAGKTAEFALEDINELTKRNPKHVFIQLGSDDILWPTDDPKAYSIKNYSKLIGMIKEKIPQAKITLLSVTPVTEDAIKQEPRYQNIGDYNQAVKELANQEGVGFIDLSPIFSKGSDFYDSDGIHFKPDFYARMLELLKEQVK
- a CDS encoding GNAT family N-acetyltransferase encodes the protein MTFVEIVPYHPDYAESVADMWNRSNDEWGGGSSVRSAEQVRQSEENSDAIAVFLATCNHEVVGYCSLGEYREDTGALYIQLLNVRPDFHGHKIGKRLVLRAVEETIRLGWPRVDLYTWEANLKAVPLYKRCGFFWEDREDAVHFMNFIPQVAACEALNPYFREFDWYADLMRTIEIKPDGHKENGFETYTYAWANNDGKSLRVDIERRSRGICLIETEDYLLSATAEQSEPVFGNHYRIEYRIVNKSGAPLKIELQGESDCNINFDWQDELQVEDERQISASFFVGAIEEPQSEWRTCPAVQTRVRINGSEAMLKVGIVPKFPASVKMSVPVVRHATGGNYTLYIDMQNHFAQPATFSFTLPGTAWLALKQQTFETRLQPKERVSLAVPYRLLDYGFYHARPQIRAVPDNGPEVLFTSTVGGAFGGPGAMVAGETDSGWMAWNGGYTLHCDKDHNSMSFRTVSRKDEEIMLLPPSIGKPYSSEFTRKKPLRVEICEERGAIGYRQTYRSDAFPQLLLHLCTLLYADGTVKLWHELENSSEAPVAREIWISQRIRSDLYRLVLPYDGGIVEMTDSHGNDHEYWDGSKFSEPWLFARNAHTAYGICWSASHRMRFGEWFVELESVVGSLEPGETKASETIFMSIGGFDDWNEFRAFALKLEELKTPTPSFRHMELTTNEGNPFVLPHVKEVTVELHDVKQNVWEGELSVSYAGETRPAAQRVLSADEETAEASFALPYPSSSCSVIQLDARLGPQQETYYSALFPVSSVPVRCTTNTEAEYPVYESDNGMIRISAAPDYYPSLLTLSMQGQEWLASGFPEYGVRSWWNPWIGGSTDQFDDMSPASVRKEEHSASFVHVADDKGNIWSGIRIRQSIQRHDIYKGTIVDSYYLLLPGSPVLAFMTDIHQNTGAYLEKSAFNELFLRFGELGSSGENGHSAAPGRSGDSGPFAESREAGGGWLRTFAPDGKMLLYTIGKDELNVRETKDYAFGFDGRAGVMQIVTDETVNRPSLYTNKDICCLSFSRNIRLPHGNKFRSAPVFYVFPEALIPAGGLEALRRISFPLVNESNDMEGAQNE
- a CDS encoding DHHW family protein, with amino-acid sequence MDKYIKITRNLLALLLLLFIGAIAVLNLVAPDRTFSESENRMLEQLPHFSLKKLVSGTFTSDFEKYVSDQFVFRDVWIGAKTDTDRMMGKKESNGIYIGKDGYLIQNFVPPTERDVQEKVDAIHAFDQATPGLNKYVMLVPTAAALYIDKLPKYAIVGDEEIYLEKVRRLLHSNIRFVDVFPALYAEREQPIYYKTDHHWTTRGAYVAYLELCKQMGLTPQKRQDFNIRQATGEFYGSLYSKSGFRHLQPDSIELYLPKDPEKYAVTYIDEGQTTDSLYAMEKLQLKDKYAVFLNGNHGLIQIRTAQPNGKKLLVVKDSYANSFIPFLLKHFSEIDVVDLRYYEGDLASFVDEHDIHDMLLLYNANTFFEDPSIKYLSE